The following proteins are encoded in a genomic region of Sorangiineae bacterium MSr12523:
- a CDS encoding SDR family NAD(P)-dependent oxidoreductase: MDTTALLEQNKKALVAIKDLKARLARAESVARAPIAVVGMACRFPGGCRTPDDLWELLREGRDAVGEARWPDALFDAGAIATRALGRIDHEADFDPEFFHVSPREAASMDPQHRLLLEIAWEACENAGLSPERLQGSRTGIFVGIGNNDYGDFELRNTDLNAVSAHAGTGNATCLAAGRLSFFFGTKGPALVIDTACSSSLVAIHQACASLRQGESEIALAGGINLVLRPNGSVFLSRFGALSPTGRCRAFAEAADGYVRAEGCGVVVLKRLDDAQRDGDPIWAVIRGSALNHDGRSGGLTVPNGAAQRELLLAALANAGIAPQRIGYLEAHGTGTPLGDPIEMGAIAAVFGGAPRPDALRVGSVKSNLGHTEAAAGIAGFIKAALCLRHRAIPAHLHFETPSSRIDWNVPVAIPTRLEPWASDGPRMAGVSSFGFSGTNAHVILEEAPPREARRASRQGTQMLCLSGHHERSLIQLAAAYRDRLSDEDTVADVCHTAARRRVHHRNRLVVLGTTADELRRGLADFLEGTHHPGVVRGEAVLDGMSKTAFVFSGQGSQWLGMGRELLASDPDFASGLRFMDVSFREEFGWSLVDALLTGPLERTSIAQPVIVALQIALADLWLRWGVAPDAVLGHSLGELSAAYLAGVLTRSEALRLAGLRGRFMDEATGRGKMAELSCTEADARRYVEGHEDEVCIAALNGPETTVLAGATEALGRVLERVAEGGIKHRLLRVDYAFHSPQMRAFREPFEAALRGVSPRAAEVCLYSSVTAGKMRGEDLTAAYWGRNLTDAVRFHPALVAMLRDGYRAIVEISPHPVLLASIQETLRREGVSGVAAYSLRRGAPEAPTLLANLAALHVAGYPVDWGALYPGEADAVSLPAYPWHHRRFWPASEAAVAECAPAKAPAPEPSSKLWNELQALGALARPPRIERHVREQLARVLQLEPDASPSKRTLLSELGMDSVGAVELSKALRLTRGHELTPAVLFERPTIEGLTEYLVREFDRLRGVETAPVAVPETAPSFSSEPIAIIGMGCRFPGGVDDTESFWQFLKDGANGVCEAPKERWDLARYYDSEPGTPGRMYTAHGGFLTRVDGFDAEFFGISPREAQSMDPQQRIFLQTCWEALENAGISAEALEGTRTGVYAGIVNQDYAMMQMKDTAHGEMDTYFATGHPHCVVSGRVSYQLGLRGPTLSVDTACSSSLVALHLACQSLRLGHSDLALAGGINLLLMPEIYMIRCQARMLSPSGRCATFDASADGYIPGEGSGVVVLKRLGDALRDGDRIDAVLRATGVNHDGRSNGMTVPSGSAQRELMLAALREARLEPHRVGYLEAHGTGTKLGDPIEMAAIQDVYCADRPASTPLLVGSVKTNFGHLESAAGICGVIKAVLALRHAAVPRNLHFTELNPHIELHPATRIPTEFTAWSGDQPRCAAVSSFGMSGTNAHAILEEAPARAPAPARDAKDVRLVPISAQHPEALRAHAARLKDHLDARPELSLDDVLHTLHKRTPHRQRAVLRAGSLAELKEQLAIVAAGQDDARCMRTDEVALGDPKVVFVFPGQGSQWIKMGCQLLEREPEFAAELQEVDTWIQKYAGWSVLAELRADADASHLDQVDVIQPCIFAVQVGLARLWRSWGVVPSAVIGHSMGEVAAAYVAGVLSLEDAVCIITRRSQIVKRTRGNGAMALVELGREEAERAIAAQPEIAVAAENGPHTVLLSGAPGPMEQVLEELRRRDVFCRAVKVDYASHSPQMDALRPVLNEALGQVRPREAKVAFYSTVTHRVEDGLAMDASYWADNLREPVLFWPVLRRLVEDGHNVFLEISPHPVLVPSMAQGLQHLQAKALTLPSLYRDKSESDCLLEARARYFCAGGRLAEISPEGAQVLALPGYPWQEQRFWYTPSAQTAGASAVGRMLERVSTTADGRRIWESSLSPALMPSLADHKVNGIALFPGAGYVELVLEAAAELGIAGSTRIDALEIRAALVLREETARTVQVELTPLDERTFEFSIGSRDDDHAAWTRHADGLVTRDPCGTEGSTVSIEELRARLSHGVSAEDHYLRTRERGLEYGVGYQVVGSLFCRPGEVLAELQVPSAVQGELSGCQVHPSLLDGAFQVIDAALSGLDRVDEGAVYLPSGLHGVRLHRKPGTRIEGLHAHLKLLETPARDPATVEAQLWLRDAAGVPVLSVERFIIRRVEGQGRSWEGVPSDWFYQLHWQPLEASPRPAAKRDESWLLFADEGGLAAAVADRLAPAGVKTTLIRKDARADVRELFTQGAFTRVLYFWGLDAPSLEAEPDVLPAELPETESLLELVQALVACDPQPCPRLWVMTSGTTPMQAPLWAMARVLEYEHPELKTVSCELDRRSLDLFIAMLCAEHVPDQLRLHAGVAYEARLTRYMPPALPSPAPAIDLAQTVASLRRLAPFERGHTWLVLDADPSLHEALTREAALNDVRVLAHSDEGVDVIVNFAPPATAARTASLLDACGTFIDFSHAKAPPTLPPSATFVALKAPRERHLPREGWGPGTESGTYLITGGLGALGLRVARFLVDRGVRHLALLGRSAPDAHAKEAIRALQALGAHVRVFSADVARRDDVQAALHVIDQGGFPLRGVIHCAGILRDGALLQMDRAKFRAVLDSKVAGAWNLHVLTRHLPLEHFVLFSSVASMLGSPGQGNYAAANAFMDGLAAHRRARGLPALSINWGAFRDIGLAAGAERSGIAGIPPEKGMKALDLALRGGETSLGIFPFPFLLWRKLNPQIAKNTLFATIRAESRYREDEHARDASIAEALAAADPSARREHLDGFLKQNLSRVLKVSAEQVRPQLTFKEMGFDSLMAIELRNRLEAGLGVSLSSTLIWRYPTLDELSTFLIERIAGQESTSTPVQAAGRWLVRERPKASAKLRLLCFPHGGAGASAFQGWWQQFPDDVEIITFQPPGREERLHEEPERNMGAYASAIVDELLPLLDVPFAVFGYSLGGLTGFATLAELRRRTGRTPLHMFVSSCFAPHIPFAETTLSRVSTQQSALKAMAFYQSTPDSVFRDPEMQALLARSMDADNSVVESYRFGDERPLECPITAFAGRGDDLAPLEEQLRWRELTTGAFDLLPFEGDHFFFLRDKRAVMTELQRRLLPLRSK, translated from the coding sequence GTGGACACGACTGCCCTTCTCGAACAGAACAAGAAAGCCCTCGTCGCCATCAAGGACCTCAAGGCGCGGCTTGCGCGCGCCGAGTCCGTGGCGCGTGCGCCCATTGCCGTCGTAGGCATGGCTTGCCGCTTCCCGGGCGGATGCCGCACCCCCGACGACCTCTGGGAGCTTCTGCGCGAGGGACGCGATGCCGTGGGGGAAGCGCGCTGGCCGGACGCGCTGTTCGACGCAGGCGCCATCGCGACCCGTGCCCTGGGCCGCATCGACCACGAGGCGGATTTCGACCCGGAGTTCTTCCACGTTTCGCCCCGCGAGGCCGCGAGCATGGACCCGCAGCATCGGCTCCTGCTCGAGATCGCGTGGGAGGCCTGCGAAAATGCAGGGCTGTCGCCGGAGCGGCTGCAGGGAAGCCGCACGGGTATCTTCGTTGGAATCGGCAATAACGATTACGGCGATTTCGAATTACGAAATACTGATTTGAATGCCGTGAGCGCGCACGCGGGGACGGGAAATGCCACGTGCCTCGCGGCGGGCCGGCTCTCGTTCTTCTTCGGCACGAAGGGCCCGGCGCTGGTCATCGACACCGCCTGCTCCTCCTCGCTGGTGGCCATTCACCAAGCGTGCGCGAGCCTGCGGCAGGGCGAATCGGAGATCGCACTGGCGGGCGGCATCAATTTGGTGCTGCGCCCGAACGGCAGCGTATTCCTCTCTCGGTTCGGCGCGCTCTCGCCGACGGGGCGCTGCCGTGCGTTCGCGGAGGCCGCCGACGGCTACGTGCGCGCCGAAGGATGCGGCGTGGTGGTGCTCAAACGGCTCGACGACGCGCAGCGCGACGGCGATCCCATTTGGGCCGTCATCCGCGGCTCCGCATTGAACCACGACGGCCGCAGCGGCGGGCTCACCGTTCCCAATGGCGCTGCGCAGCGCGAGTTGCTTCTCGCCGCATTGGCCAACGCCGGCATCGCGCCGCAGCGCATCGGCTACCTGGAGGCCCACGGCACCGGCACACCGCTGGGCGATCCCATCGAAATGGGAGCCATCGCTGCCGTTTTCGGCGGCGCCCCGCGGCCCGATGCGTTGCGCGTAGGCTCGGTCAAGAGCAACCTCGGGCACACCGAGGCGGCAGCCGGCATCGCGGGGTTCATCAAAGCGGCCCTGTGCTTGCGCCACCGCGCCATCCCCGCGCACCTGCACTTCGAGACGCCGAGCTCACGCATCGACTGGAACGTGCCCGTGGCGATCCCCACGCGCCTCGAGCCTTGGGCGAGCGACGGACCTCGCATGGCCGGCGTGAGCTCGTTCGGCTTCAGCGGCACGAACGCGCACGTCATCCTGGAAGAAGCACCGCCCCGGGAGGCCCGTCGCGCCTCGCGCCAGGGCACCCAGATGCTGTGCCTTTCCGGGCACCACGAGCGCTCGCTGATCCAACTCGCCGCGGCCTACCGCGACCGGCTGTCGGACGAGGACACCGTCGCCGACGTGTGCCACACGGCAGCGCGCCGCCGCGTGCACCATCGCAACCGCCTCGTCGTGCTGGGCACCACCGCCGACGAGCTGCGTCGCGGTTTGGCCGATTTTCTCGAGGGAACGCACCACCCTGGCGTGGTCCGCGGGGAAGCCGTGTTGGACGGCATGTCGAAGACGGCCTTCGTCTTTTCGGGGCAGGGGAGCCAATGGCTGGGCATGGGGCGCGAGTTGCTCGCCAGCGATCCGGACTTCGCGAGCGGCCTGCGCTTCATGGACGTGTCCTTCCGCGAGGAGTTCGGCTGGTCCCTCGTGGACGCGCTCCTCACGGGGCCGCTCGAGCGCACGAGCATCGCGCAGCCGGTCATCGTGGCGCTGCAGATCGCGCTCGCGGATCTCTGGCTGCGCTGGGGGGTGGCGCCCGATGCGGTGCTGGGCCATAGCCTGGGCGAACTCAGCGCCGCGTACCTCGCCGGTGTGCTCACCCGCAGCGAGGCGCTGCGCCTGGCCGGCTTGCGTGGCCGCTTCATGGACGAGGCCACCGGCCGCGGAAAAATGGCCGAGCTCTCGTGCACCGAGGCGGACGCGCGGCGCTACGTCGAGGGACACGAGGACGAGGTGTGCATCGCGGCCCTCAACGGCCCCGAGACCACCGTTCTCGCCGGCGCGACCGAAGCGCTGGGGCGGGTCCTGGAGCGCGTGGCCGAAGGCGGCATCAAGCATCGCCTCCTCCGCGTGGACTATGCCTTTCACTCGCCGCAGATGCGCGCCTTTCGCGAGCCCTTCGAGGCCGCGCTGCGCGGGGTGAGCCCTCGCGCGGCGGAGGTTTGCCTCTACAGCAGCGTCACCGCCGGCAAAATGCGGGGCGAGGATCTCACCGCGGCCTACTGGGGGAGGAACCTCACCGACGCCGTTCGCTTTCACCCGGCGCTCGTGGCCATGCTGCGCGATGGCTACCGTGCCATCGTCGAGATATCCCCGCACCCCGTGCTGCTCGCGTCCATCCAGGAGACCTTGCGCCGCGAAGGCGTCTCGGGCGTGGCCGCGTACTCGCTGCGCCGGGGCGCGCCGGAGGCACCGACGCTTCTCGCGAACCTCGCCGCGCTGCACGTCGCCGGCTATCCCGTCGACTGGGGTGCGCTCTATCCCGGCGAGGCGGACGCCGTCTCCTTGCCGGCGTATCCCTGGCATCACCGGCGCTTCTGGCCTGCTTCGGAGGCCGCCGTCGCGGAGTGCGCACCTGCGAAAGCTCCGGCGCCCGAGCCTTCCTCGAAGCTTTGGAACGAACTCCAGGCTCTGGGCGCACTCGCGCGTCCCCCGCGCATCGAGCGGCACGTGCGCGAGCAGCTTGCCCGCGTCCTCCAGTTGGAGCCGGACGCCTCGCCGTCCAAGCGCACCTTGCTCAGCGAATTGGGCATGGACTCCGTGGGCGCCGTCGAGCTCTCCAAGGCCCTGCGCCTGACGCGCGGGCACGAGCTGACCCCCGCCGTGCTCTTCGAACGGCCGACCATCGAGGGACTCACCGAGTACCTCGTGCGCGAGTTCGATCGACTTCGCGGCGTCGAGACGGCGCCGGTCGCGGTCCCCGAGACGGCACCGTCCTTCTCGTCGGAGCCGATTGCGATCATCGGCATGGGCTGCCGCTTTCCCGGTGGCGTCGACGACACGGAGTCCTTCTGGCAATTCCTGAAGGACGGCGCGAACGGCGTTTGCGAAGCACCGAAAGAGCGCTGGGACCTGGCCCGCTATTACGATTCGGAGCCGGGCACCCCGGGGCGCATGTACACGGCCCACGGCGGCTTTCTGACGCGCGTGGATGGCTTCGATGCGGAGTTCTTCGGCATCTCGCCGCGCGAGGCGCAGAGCATGGACCCGCAGCAGCGCATCTTCCTGCAGACCTGCTGGGAGGCCCTCGAGAACGCGGGCATCTCGGCGGAGGCCCTGGAGGGCACGCGCACCGGCGTCTACGCGGGCATCGTCAATCAGGACTACGCGATGATGCAGATGAAGGACACCGCGCACGGCGAAATGGATACGTACTTCGCCACCGGCCATCCGCACTGCGTGGTGAGCGGGCGCGTGTCGTACCAATTGGGCCTGCGCGGACCGACGCTGTCCGTGGACACCGCGTGCTCGTCGTCGCTCGTGGCATTGCACCTGGCCTGCCAGAGCCTGCGACTCGGGCACAGCGATCTCGCGCTGGCCGGGGGCATCAATCTGCTGCTGATGCCCGAGATCTACATGATCCGGTGCCAGGCGCGGATGCTGTCCCCGAGCGGGCGATGTGCCACGTTCGATGCGTCGGCCGACGGCTACATTCCGGGGGAGGGCAGCGGCGTGGTGGTGTTGAAGCGCCTGGGCGACGCGCTCCGCGACGGCGACCGCATCGATGCCGTGTTGCGCGCCACGGGCGTGAACCACGACGGGCGCAGCAACGGCATGACCGTTCCCAGCGGCAGCGCCCAGCGTGAGCTCATGCTCGCCGCGCTGCGCGAAGCAAGGCTCGAGCCCCATCGCGTGGGCTACCTCGAGGCGCACGGCACTGGAACGAAGCTGGGCGATCCGATCGAAATGGCCGCGATCCAAGACGTTTACTGCGCGGATCGCCCTGCGTCGACGCCGCTCCTCGTGGGCTCGGTGAAGACGAATTTCGGGCACCTCGAGTCGGCAGCGGGCATCTGCGGTGTCATCAAAGCGGTGCTCGCGCTCCGGCATGCGGCCGTGCCGCGCAACCTGCACTTCACGGAGCTCAATCCGCACATCGAGCTGCACCCGGCGACGCGCATTCCCACCGAGTTTACGGCGTGGTCCGGAGACCAACCGCGGTGCGCGGCGGTGAGCTCCTTCGGCATGAGCGGCACGAACGCGCACGCCATCCTGGAGGAGGCTCCGGCGCGCGCCCCGGCGCCCGCACGAGATGCGAAGGACGTGCGCCTCGTTCCCATCAGCGCGCAGCACCCCGAGGCGCTCCGCGCGCACGCGGCGCGCTTGAAGGATCACTTGGACGCGAGGCCCGAGCTCTCTCTCGACGACGTGCTGCACACGTTGCACAAGCGGACCCCGCATCGCCAGCGCGCCGTTCTGCGTGCGGGCTCCTTGGCGGAGCTGAAGGAGCAGCTGGCCATCGTCGCCGCTGGTCAAGACGATGCGCGCTGCATGCGCACCGACGAGGTGGCGCTCGGCGATCCCAAGGTGGTCTTCGTCTTTCCCGGGCAGGGCTCCCAATGGATCAAAATGGGCTGCCAGCTCCTGGAGCGCGAGCCGGAGTTCGCCGCGGAGTTGCAGGAGGTCGACACCTGGATCCAGAAATACGCGGGCTGGTCCGTGCTGGCGGAGCTGCGCGCGGATGCGGATGCCTCGCACTTGGATCAGGTGGACGTCATTCAGCCGTGCATCTTTGCCGTCCAGGTCGGGCTCGCGCGGCTGTGGCGTTCCTGGGGCGTCGTCCCCAGTGCCGTGATTGGGCACAGCATGGGCGAGGTGGCGGCGGCCTACGTGGCCGGGGTGCTCTCGCTCGAGGACGCGGTGTGCATCATCACGCGGCGCAGCCAAATCGTGAAGCGCACGCGCGGCAACGGTGCGATGGCCCTGGTGGAGCTCGGGCGCGAAGAGGCCGAGCGGGCCATTGCCGCCCAGCCCGAGATCGCGGTTGCCGCGGAGAACGGGCCGCACACGGTGCTGCTCTCGGGGGCCCCCGGACCGATGGAGCAGGTGCTCGAGGAGCTGCGACGGCGCGACGTCTTTTGCCGGGCGGTGAAGGTCGACTACGCGTCCCATTCGCCGCAGATGGACGCCCTTCGTCCGGTGTTGAACGAAGCGCTGGGGCAAGTCCGACCACGCGAGGCGAAGGTCGCCTTCTACTCCACGGTGACCCATCGCGTGGAGGATGGTCTCGCGATGGACGCCTCGTACTGGGCCGACAATCTTCGCGAGCCGGTGCTCTTCTGGCCGGTCCTGCGAAGGCTGGTCGAGGACGGACACAACGTCTTTCTGGAGATCAGCCCGCACCCGGTGCTGGTTCCTTCCATGGCCCAGGGCTTGCAGCACCTCCAGGCCAAAGCGCTCACCTTGCCGTCCTTGTACCGCGACAAATCCGAGAGCGACTGCTTGCTCGAAGCGCGCGCCCGGTACTTCTGCGCGGGCGGGCGGCTGGCCGAGATCTCGCCGGAAGGCGCCCAGGTTCTCGCGCTGCCGGGTTACCCATGGCAGGAGCAGCGTTTCTGGTACACACCGAGCGCGCAGACGGCAGGTGCAAGCGCGGTGGGACGCATGCTCGAGCGCGTCTCGACGACTGCGGACGGTCGCCGCATCTGGGAGAGCTCCTTGAGCCCCGCCCTCATGCCTTCGCTGGCCGATCACAAGGTGAACGGCATCGCGCTATTCCCAGGTGCCGGATACGTCGAGCTGGTGTTGGAGGCCGCCGCCGAACTGGGGATCGCCGGCTCGACGCGCATCGACGCGTTGGAAATCCGCGCCGCGCTGGTGCTTCGTGAAGAGACGGCGCGCACGGTTCAAGTCGAGCTCACCCCGCTCGATGAGCGAACCTTCGAATTTTCCATCGGCAGCCGCGACGACGACCATGCCGCGTGGACGCGCCATGCCGATGGCCTCGTGACGCGCGATCCGTGCGGCACCGAGGGCTCGACGGTGTCGATCGAAGAGCTGCGCGCGCGACTTTCGCACGGTGTTTCGGCGGAGGATCACTACCTGCGCACCCGCGAGCGCGGGCTCGAGTACGGCGTGGGGTACCAGGTCGTTGGAAGTCTGTTCTGCCGTCCCGGCGAGGTGCTGGCGGAACTGCAGGTGCCATCCGCGGTCCAAGGAGAGCTTTCGGGCTGCCAGGTCCATCCAAGCCTGCTCGATGGCGCATTCCAGGTCATCGATGCGGCGCTTTCCGGGTTGGATCGCGTGGACGAGGGGGCGGTGTACCTTCCGTCGGGCCTTCATGGGGTGCGGCTCCATCGCAAGCCGGGGACGCGCATCGAGGGGCTGCACGCGCACCTGAAGTTGCTCGAGACGCCCGCACGCGATCCCGCGACGGTGGAGGCGCAGCTCTGGCTTCGCGACGCCGCGGGGGTACCCGTGCTTTCCGTCGAGCGCTTCATCATCCGCCGTGTGGAGGGCCAGGGGCGGTCGTGGGAGGGCGTGCCGAGCGACTGGTTCTATCAGCTTCACTGGCAACCGCTGGAGGCTTCTCCACGGCCCGCGGCGAAACGTGATGAGTCATGGCTCCTGTTCGCGGACGAAGGCGGGCTTGCCGCGGCCGTCGCCGATCGCCTCGCGCCGGCGGGGGTCAAGACGACGTTGATTCGCAAAGATGCCAGGGCCGATGTTCGCGAGCTCTTCACGCAGGGCGCGTTCACACGGGTGCTCTATTTCTGGGGCCTCGATGCACCGTCGCTCGAGGCGGAGCCCGACGTTCTGCCCGCCGAGTTGCCCGAAACGGAGTCCCTGCTCGAGCTCGTGCAGGCGCTCGTGGCGTGCGATCCCCAGCCATGCCCGCGGCTCTGGGTGATGACCTCGGGGACCACCCCGATGCAAGCGCCCCTCTGGGCCATGGCGCGCGTGCTGGAATACGAGCACCCCGAGCTGAAGACCGTCTCGTGCGAACTGGATCGCCGCAGCCTGGATCTCTTCATCGCGATGCTCTGCGCCGAGCACGTGCCCGATCAACTGCGTCTGCACGCCGGGGTTGCCTACGAGGCGCGCCTCACGCGCTACATGCCGCCCGCCCTTCCGTCGCCCGCGCCGGCGATCGATCTCGCGCAGACCGTCGCGTCGTTGCGTCGCTTGGCCCCCTTCGAGCGGGGCCACACGTGGCTCGTGCTCGATGCCGATCCTTCTCTGCACGAGGCACTCACGCGCGAAGCCGCCCTGAACGATGTCCGCGTGCTCGCCCACTCCGACGAGGGCGTCGATGTCATCGTGAACTTCGCCCCACCCGCCACCGCGGCCCGCACGGCAAGCTTGCTCGATGCATGCGGGACCTTCATCGACTTCTCGCATGCGAAGGCCCCGCCGACACTGCCGCCTTCGGCAACCTTCGTCGCACTGAAGGCGCCGCGGGAGCGGCATCTACCGCGGGAAGGGTGGGGACCTGGCACCGAATCCGGCACGTACCTCATCACCGGTGGCCTCGGCGCCCTCGGACTTCGTGTGGCCCGCTTCCTCGTCGATCGCGGCGTTCGTCACCTCGCCCTGCTCGGCCGCTCCGCCCCCGACGCGCACGCAAAGGAAGCCATCCGCGCCCTCCAGGCACTCGGCGCCCACGTCCGCGTCTTCTCCGCCGACGTGGCCCGCCGCGACGATGTCCAGGCCGCGCTTCACGTCATCGATCAGGGCGGCTTCCCGCTCCGCGGCGTCATCCACTGCGCAGGCATCCTTCGCGACGGCGCCCTGCTGCAAATGGACCGCGCCAAGTTCCGCGCAGTCCTCGACAGCAAGGTAGCCGGCGCCTGGAACCTCCACGTGCTCACGCGCCACCTCCCCCTCGAGCACTTCGTCCTCTTTTCTTCCGTGGCGTCCATGCTCGGTTCGCCCGGCCAAGGCAACTACGCCGCGGCCAATGCCTTCATGGACGGACTCGCCGCCCATCGCCGCGCCCGAGGCCTTCCCGCCCTTAGCATCAACTGGGGCGCCTTCCGCGACATCGGACTTGCGGCCGGCGCCGAGCGAAGCGGCATCGCGGGCATTCCCCCTGAAAAAGGCATGAAGGCCCTCGACCTGGCGCTGCGCGGGGGCGAGACGTCGCTGGGCATTTTCCCGTTCCCGTTCCTTCTCTGGCGCAAACTCAACCCGCAGATCGCCAAGAACACCCTCTTCGCGACCATCCGCGCGGAGAGCCGCTACCGCGAGGACGAACACGCCCGCGACGCCTCCATCGCCGAAGCGCTTGCCGCGGCCGATCCGAGTGCACGCCGCGAGCACCTCGATGGCTTCCTCAAACAGAACCTCTCGCGCGTCCTCAAGGTTTCCGCCGAGCAGGTGCGGCCGCAGCTCACCTTCAAGGAAATGGGCTTCGACTCGCTCATGGCCATCGAGCTGCGCAACCGCCTCGAGGCCGGCCTCGGCGTGTCGCTCTCCTCCACCTTGATCTGGCGCTACCCCACCTTGGACGAGCTCTCGACGTTCTTGATCGAGCGCATCGCGGGCCAGGAGTCCACGTCGACGCCCGTCCAGGCTGCGGGGCGCTGGCTCGTGCGCGAGCGGCCGAAAGCTTCGGCCAAGCTGCGTCTCCTGTGCTTTCCCCACGGCGGGGCCGGTGCATCCGCCTTCCAGGGGTGGTGGCAGCAGTTTCCCGACGACGTGGAGATCATCACCTTCCAGCCGCCGGGCCGCGAGGAGCGCCTCCACGAAGAGCCCGAGCGCAACATGGGCGCGTACGCGTCCGCCATCGTCGACGAGCTCCTCCCGCTCCTCGATGTGCCGTTCGCCGTGTTTGGCTACAGCCTGGGCGGGCTCACCGGCTTCGCCACCCTTGCGGAACTGCGCCGCCGCACCGGGCGCACGCCGTTGCACATGTTCGTCTCCTCGTGCTTTGCGCCGCACATTCCCTTTGCCGAGACCACCCTGAGCCGGGTCTCCACGCAACAATCCGCGTTGAAGGCGATGGCCTTCTATCAATCGACACCCGACTCCGTGTTTCGCGATCCCGAGATGCAAGCGCTCTTGGCGCGATCCATGGACGCCGACAACTCCGTCGTGGAGTCGTATCGCTTCGGCGACGAGCGCCCGCTCGAGTGCCCCATCACCGCGTTTGCGGGCCGCGGGGACGATTTGGCGCCGCTCGAGGAACAACTGCGCTGGCGCGAGCTCACCACGGGCGCCTTCGACCTTCTGCCCTTCGAGGGCGACCACTTCTTCTTCCTGCGCGACAAGCGCGCCGTCATGACCGAGCTGCAACGACGCCTGCTCCCGCTTCGATCGAAATGA